Proteins encoded within one genomic window of Manis pentadactyla isolate mManPen7 chromosome 4, mManPen7.hap1, whole genome shotgun sequence:
- the LOC118919784 gene encoding LOW QUALITY PROTEIN: E3 ubiquitin/ISG15 ligase TRIM25-like (The sequence of the model RefSeq protein was modified relative to this genomic sequence to represent the inferred CDS: deleted 1 base in 1 codon; substituted 1 base at 1 genomic stop codon), with protein MVVRPQEMAAEPLALLAMQRVSRPVQDHVPALQPPAKPSRPPQGQLLMGNSSLRTFEDQVLCCICLEVFCNPVTTACGHNFCMACLHSFWDHQAATGGMLYCPQCRESFPSRPCLSKNVVLEEMVTCFTQAKGQTLQSPQKLAGPRDVPCDFCSPQKLKAIKSCLQCMVSLCEQHLHSHSEDPMFQDHQLLDPMWDLKNCXCRKHHKLQQEERAHKEVKVWKMQANVENQMLIITSNSQKHQEQVASLSKLIQTTGDEVNRCFSEIIQEIKQLQGKVLDFVEKEVAAALGKLGSSIQQSHNRLLKLEGTDSIWLHTLLTNRSDQQFLQEFPRLMHFPVCKEPLMGINFEEKHTFLHLPETLAELQTQLGDVGVSFINQLLQKGIEMNSFEVLPPAVDRKTLLKWYCNLNFDPTTASEELLLFKETHSVLNLGILLEDVAAAGGPFPGFKQWPQVLCSRGLSEGRHYWEVEVSNSWVCLGVTYRRRPTLSGRPRRNIVHLLGRNPYSWCLEWDSLKFSVWHNTQTVLHGAYHPTLGVALVCGGGCLSFYGVAGGMSLLYRFLAPFLEPLYPAVMVSSAASVTLRQRPGRRRRQ; from the exons ATGGTTGTCAGACCCCAGGAGAT GGCAGCTGAgcctctggctctcctggccATGCAGAGAGTTTCAC GGCCAGTCCAGGACCACGTCCCAGCCCTTCAGCCTCCTGCCAAGCCCTCAAGACCTCCCCAAGGCCAGCTCCTGATGGGTAACAGCAGCCTCCGCACCTTTGAGGACCAAGTCCTCTGTTGCATTTGCCTGGAGGTGTTCTGCAACCCAGTCACCACTGCCTGCGGACATAACTTCTGCATGGCATGCCTCCACAGTTTCTGGGACCACCAGGCTGCCACGGGGGGGATGCTCTATTGCCCCCAGTGCCGAGAGAGCTTCCCCTCCAGACCGTGCCTCTCCAAGAATGTCGTCCTGGAGGAAATGGTGACCTGCTTCACCCAGGCCAAGGGCCAGACCCTGCAGTCCCCACAGAAACTGGCCGGGCCCAGGGATGTGCCCTGTGACTTCTGTTCCCCTCAGAAGCTCAAGGCCATCAAGTCATGCCTGCAGTGCATGGTCTCCCTGTGTGAGCAGCACCTGCACAGTCACTCTGAGGACCCGATGTTCCAGGACCACCAGCTGCTGGATCCCATGTGGGATCTCAAGAACTGCTAGTGCCGGAAGCACCACAAGCTGCAGCAGGAGGAGCGCGCCCACAAGGAG gtTAAGGTTTGGAAGATGCAGGCCAATGTGGAGAACCAGATGCTAATCATCACCTCCAACAGCCAGAAGCACCAGGAGCAGGTGGCCTCTCTCTCG AAACTGATCCAGACAACAGGCGATGAGGTGAACCGCTGCTTCTCAGAGATCATCCAGGAGATCAAACAGCTGCAGGGGAAGGTCTTGGATTTTGTGGAAAAAGAGGTGGCAGCTGCCCTAGGAAAGTTGGGCAGCTCCATCCAGCAGAGCCACAATCGGCTCCTGAAGCTGGAGGGG ACAGACAGCATCTGGCTCCACACCCTGCTCACCAACAGGAGCGACCAGCAATTTCTGCAG GAGTTCCCCAGGCTGATGCACTTCCCAGTTTGCAAGGAACCCCTAATGGGCATCAACTTTGAGGAGAAGCATACCTTCCTCCACTTGCCAGAGACCCTGGCAGAGCTCCAGACCCAGCTGGGGGACGTGGGTGTCAGCTTCATCAACCAGCTCCTCCAGAAGG GCATTGAGATGAACTCCTTTGAAGTGCTGCCCCCAGCTGTGGACAGGAAAACACTTCTCAAAT GGTACTGCAACCTGAACTTTGACCCCACCACAGCCAGCGAGGAGCTGTTGCTGTTCAAGGAAACGCACTCAGTGCTGAACCTGGGCATCCTCTTGGAGGATGTTGCCGCCGCGGGCGGCCCCTTCCCAGGCTTCAAGCAGTGGCCGCAGGTGCTGTGCTCGCGCGGCCTGTCCGAGGGCCGCCACTACTGGGAGGTCGAGGTGTCCAACTCGTGGGTGTGCCTGGGCGTCACCTACCGCCGCCGCCCAACGCTCAGCGGCCGCCCGCGCCGCAACATCGTCCACCTGCTGGGCCGCAACCCCTACTCGTGGTGCCTGGAGTGGGACTCGCTCAAGTTCTCCGTGTGGCACAACACGCAGACGGTGCTGCACGGCGCCTACCACCCCACGCTCGGCGTGGCGCTCGTCTGTGGTGGCGGCTGCCTCTCCTTCTACGGCGTGGCAGGCGGCATGAGCCTCCTCTACCGCTTCCTCGCCCCCTTCCTGGAGCCGCTCTACCCCGCGGTCATGGTCAGCAGCGCCGCCTCCGTCACGCTCAGGCAGCGCCCGGGGCGTAGGCGACGCCAATAA